In one window of Vanrija pseudolonga chromosome 5, complete sequence DNA:
- the NOP12 gene encoding Nucleolar protein 12, whose product MGKSKGKQPAGGDAQKKRKHDKVEEAPAALFSAPKDSELGSIFGKSAAFSLPTPARPAALPVASSSKIAEEVTPKKAKKAKVDTPKATPKKEAKEAEPEAIEVDEEVVEGEDGAESDGSVDLTHESLKAPKRKREKAANTKYTPPGETQADRDRRTVFVGNLDVEAAKSKSILSQLKAHLLTFAPAAKIESVRFRSVAFAAPTAALPGEDDEKEKTKRVQREQERAAAWREAQEGSSTGKPGNRRGDDEVVDKSKSFLDSKGKRKVAFIKKDFHSEQDSCNAYVVFAHAHPDRPKNVAPILDPFEAAEKVLAANGSTFQERTIRVDILRLPSAIGLSTATNALGKRDAWLPSGTDPKQSLFVGGLDYAAKDEDVRAFFEGLVKAERGASPSGSWVTGVRIVRDKETQLGKGFGYVHFVDRESVDELIAMPSAKLKFAKKPLRVQSCKTLPPTSKTRPAPAAPAPGATAAPAKPKYAGKERNVPSGPIPRGNPALGDKLKDLSKDERKAAKNADQERQLRRLAKKKAKVAAAHTDKGRVDLTATKAERKSRDKKVKAKKGRVRSSHALSKMKGQRQA is encoded by the exons ATGGGCAAGAGCAAGGGAAAACAGCcagctggcggcgacgcgcagaagaagcgcaagcacgacaaggtcgaggaggctcCCGCCGCCCTCTTCAGCGCGCCGAAGGACTCTGAGCTCGGCAGCATCTTTGGCAAGAGT GCCGCATTCTCCCTCCCTACGCCTGCACGCCCCGCAGCGCTTCCGGTTGCCAGCTCTTCCAagatcgccgaggaggtgacaccgaagaaggccaagaaggccaaggtcgacacCCCCAAGGCCACGCCgaagaaggaggccaaggaggccgagcccgaggcgattgaggtcgacgaggaggtcgtggagggcgaggacggcgccgagtcggacggctCGGTCGACCTCACCCACGAGAGCCTCAAGGCGCCCAAGCGGAAAcgcgagaaggccgccaaCACAAAGTACACGCCGCCTGGCGAGACGCAGGCGGACCGCGACAGGCGTACCGTGTTCGTTGGTAACCTCGACGTTGAGGCGGCCAAGTCCAAG TCCATCCTCAGCCAGCTCAAGGCCCACCTCCTCACCTTTGCCCCTGCGGCCAAGATCGAGTCGGTGCGCTTCCGCTCGGTCGCGTTCGCCGCTCCCACAGCTGCGCTGCCCggagaggacgacgagaaggagaagacgAAGCGCGTGCAGCGTGAGCAGGAGCGTGCGGCCGCGTGGCGCGAGGCACAGGAGGGCAGCTCGACTGGCAAGCCCGGAAACCGCcgtggtgacgacgaggttgtcgacAAGTCCAAGTCGTTCCTCGACTCCaagggcaagcgcaaggtTGCCTTCATCAAGAAGGAC TTCCACTCTGAGCAGGACTCGTGCAACGCCTACGTCGTGttcgcccacgcccaccccgaCAGGCCAAAGAATGTCGCGCCCATCCTTGACCCATtcgaggctgccgagaaGGTGCTGGCCGCCAACGGCAGCACGTTCCAGGAGCGCACGATCCGCGTCGACATCTTGAGGCTGCCGTCGGCGATCGGCCTGTCAACAGCTACCAACGCGCTgggcaagcgcgacgccTGGCTCCCGAGCGGAACGGACCCCAAGCAGAGTCTgttcgtcggcggcctcgactacgcggccaaggacgaggatgtGCGCGCGTTCTTCGAGGGACTGGTCAAGGCGGAGCGTGgtgcctcgccctcgggcagCTGGGTCACTGGTGTCCGTATTGTGCGCGACAAGGAAACGCAGCTGGGCAAGGGTTTCGGCTACGTGCACTTTGTCGACCGCGagagcgtcgacgagctcatcgccaTGCCTTCGGCCAAGCTCAAGTTTGCCAAGAAGCCTCTGCGTGTGCAGTCGTGCAAGACGCTCCCTCCTACATCAAAGACGCGCCCCGCACCGgccgctcctgctcctggtgctactgctgctcctgccaAGCCCAAGTACGCTGGCAAGGAGCGCAATGTGCCCTCTGGCCCGATCCCCCGCGGCAACCCagcgctcggcgacaagctcaaggacctgTCCAAGgacgagcgcaaggcggccaagaacGCCGACCAGGAGCGCCAGCTGCGTCGTctggccaagaagaaggccaaggtgGCTGCCGCGCACACTGACAAGGGCCGAGTGGACCTCACTGCCACCAAGGCTGAGCGCAAGAGCCGGGAcaagaaggtcaaggccaagaagggcCGTGTGCGTAGCTCGCATGCGTTGTCCAAGATGAAGGGCCAGCGCCAGGCGTGA
- the SPAC1002.16c_3 gene encoding putative transporterc, giving the protein MSYEPDKKDNTSIAVSEAGDDHLAVHLPASLQNLSEEERAALAKSGTRKVDLMLLPCLTLLYLLNFLDRQNLSSAKIAGISKSLHLTTQQYATAVAVLFAGYVALQIPSNMIASKVRLPGLYICVNAGLWGIVSACTAAVHDHVGLSVCRAMLGAVEAAFFPGAIFLVSLFYTRREMAFRAAAFYTGSQIGNAFGGLFAIGILKLDGKHGLEGWRWLFIVEGAMTLGVAVLCGFIIPNRPESVRWLTPVERDMLLWRLESDHGTKDENDEVSIGRALKMAVLDPKTWLMALTLQFAFIAATVTNFFPIVVAGLGFDRTTTLAITAPPYILCAIGLLVNGWSSDRLHNRSYHIAVPMCFTLVGNIIAVSTTKIAPRYFAMCLLPVGFYCASTIILSWIGANITGPSSKRAITLALVNALAQIPNIWSSYLYYSPPRFIPAFMVDLVACALAIAMALLTRWYFVRENKKMDEGKDLGKYGPSEVQLAAGYRYQL; this is encoded by the exons ATGAGCTACGAACCCGACAAGAAGGATAACACCAGCATCGCAGTGAGCGAGGCCGGCGATGACCACCTGGCCGTGCACCTCCCTGCGTCTCTGCAGAACCTGAGCGAAGAGGaacgcgcggcgctggccaaGAGCGGCACGCGCAAGGTCGACCTGATGCTCCTCCCCTGCTTGACACTACTCTACCTCCTCAACTTCCTCGACCGTCAGA ACCTCTCGTCTGCCAAAATCGCAGGCATTTCAAAGAGTCTACACCTCACGACCCAGCAGTAcgcgaccgccgtcgccgtactCTTCGCGGGCTACGTCGCGCTCCAGATCCCGTCCAACATGATTGCGAGTAAAGTCCGCCTGCCAGGACTGTACATCTGTGTCAACGCAGGCTTGTGGGGCATTGTGTCGGCGTGCACGGCCGCAGTACACGACCACGTCGGACTGTCGGTATGCCGCGCGATGCTCGGAGCCGTTGAGGCGGCGTTCTTCCCCGGcgccatcttcctcgtctccCTCTTCTACACCCGCAGGGAAATGGCCTTCCGCGCCGCTGCGTTCTACACGGGCTCGCAGATCGGTAACGCGTTCGGCGGTCTCTTCGCCATCGGCatcctcaagctcgacgggAAGCACGGACTCGAAGGCTGGCGGTGGCTGTTCATCGTCGAGGGCGCGATGACCcttgggg TGGCCGTTCTGTGCGGGTTTATCATTCCTAACCGCCCCGAAAGTGTCCGCTGGCTCACGCCTGTGGAGCGCGACATGCTACTCTGGCGCCTCGAGTCTGACCACGGAACCAAGGACGAGAATGACGAGGTGTCGATTGGACGGGCGCTCAAGatggccgtgctcgac CCCAAGACCTGGCTCATGGCCCTCACGCTCCAGTTCGCCTTCATCGCCGCGACCGTCACCAACTTCTTCCCGATCGTGGTCGCCGGGCTGGGCTTTGACCGCACCACGACCCTGGCCATCACCGCCCCGCCGTACATCCTCTGCGCTATTGGTCTGCTCGTGAACGGATGGAGCAGTGACAGGCTGCACAACCGGTCGTACCACATCGCCGTCCCGATGTGCTTCACGCTCGTGGGCAACATCATCGCCGTGTCAACGACCAAGATCGCGCCGCGGTACTTTGCCATGTGTCTCCTCCCAGTCGGCTTCTACTGCGCGTCGACCATCATCCTCAGCTGGATCGGCGCCAACATCACCGGCCCGAGCTCGAAGCGGGCaatcacgctcgcgctcgtcaacgcgctcgcgcagatcCCGAATATCTGGAGCTCATACCTGTACTACTCGCCCCCGCGTTTCATCCCCGCGTTCatggtcgacctcgtcgcgtgcgccctcgccatcgccatggcTCTACTGACCCGGTGGTACTTTGTGCGCGAGAATAAGAAGATGGACGAGGGGAAGGACTTGGGCAAGTACGGCCCGAGCGAGGTGCAGCTGGCCGCCGGGTACAGGTATCAGTTGTAG